One Lactobacillus sp. CBA3606 DNA segment encodes these proteins:
- a CDS encoding Xaa-Pro dipeptidyl-peptidase: MKNNQFAIAPTDSEAAIAELKKIHFITPEMTTLKTVPAIYRALLAKSFPEVHSPAGLQHKFANLMATSQQSLTEWLATATVVNNQVFYNVGLQLLGFLPGHDFDLADPLLAMRDIHLPMVWDSAFDRESLYYAWYLLLNTRGNQGQTLIEVLTTKGFFVPAYQLPNDQKPLFFNGKAQAVFDTNRLIREVVYVEAPLDTDHDQQRDLLKVEILRPAETATGLKVPVLYTASPYNQGINNQAGDAQMHNVDVPLTAKEPDETTYTDIEAHPVDEPLPAPRVTDKTATQAEETFGREQSYTLNDYFLARGFAVVYAAGIGSVDSDGLTLTGSVAETTATVAVIEWLTGQRAAFTTRDGDVAIKAWWTNGAVAMTGRSYLGTLATAAATTGVAGLKTIISEAAISSWYDYYRDNGLVVAPDTFQGEDTDVLAAEVFSRSLKAGDAHRIQPKFDQTLAELTAGQDRATGSYNQFWDERNYRKHINQIKADIIMVQGLNDWNVKPRNVAKLWDQLQAVPVTKKLILHQGQHIYINNLQSLDFTDMMNLWLSHKLYGLDNHAETLLPNVLVQDNTATETWQAYDNWWQDTDQSLDFKVQYKELVPADYPVDQRAAHFTDKLPDKLFDYYRQHLTAWQNDLISEDKTNPLYDHRLLFKSWQAPGDQLLVGQPHISGSVAVNQNFGMLSFMLLDFGLAQRLTVSPQLIASKALDLGYHWREDDLKDFKLAAKTPYKMITKGHLNLQNRQHPWHAEAIQPNEFYDFSLDLQPIFHHLLAKHQLGLVIYATDMKMTVRGNQDLQYSLNLNDIQLHIPLKTIAND; the protein is encoded by the coding sequence ATGAAAAATAACCAATTTGCGATTGCACCGACGGATTCGGAAGCGGCTATCGCAGAACTCAAAAAAATTCATTTTATTACCCCGGAAATGACAACTTTAAAAACCGTCCCTGCAATTTATCGGGCACTCTTAGCCAAAAGTTTTCCCGAAGTCCATTCACCAGCGGGACTCCAGCATAAATTTGCTAATTTAATGGCGACCAGCCAACAGTCATTAACTGAATGGCTCGCCACCGCCACGGTCGTTAACAACCAAGTCTTTTATAACGTCGGGCTCCAATTATTGGGCTTCCTACCCGGACATGACTTCGACCTCGCCGACCCCCTGCTGGCAATGCGTGATATTCACCTCCCGATGGTCTGGGATAGCGCCTTTGACCGTGAATCACTTTACTATGCTTGGTATTTGCTTTTAAATACCCGTGGCAATCAAGGTCAAACGTTGATTGAAGTCTTAACGACTAAGGGTTTTTTTGTGCCGGCTTACCAATTACCCAATGACCAAAAGCCGTTGTTCTTTAACGGCAAAGCCCAGGCCGTCTTTGATACTAACCGGCTCATCCGCGAAGTCGTCTATGTAGAAGCGCCGTTAGACACGGATCATGATCAACAACGTGACCTTTTAAAAGTTGAAATCTTGCGCCCCGCTGAAACCGCAACCGGGCTTAAAGTTCCCGTCCTATATACCGCTAGTCCTTACAACCAAGGTATCAATAACCAAGCTGGTGATGCCCAAATGCACAACGTAGACGTCCCGTTAACCGCTAAAGAACCCGACGAGACCACCTATACCGATATTGAGGCTCACCCAGTCGACGAGCCCTTACCTGCACCACGAGTAACCGACAAAACAGCTACTCAGGCTGAAGAAACCTTTGGCCGTGAGCAATCCTATACCTTAAATGATTACTTCTTAGCCCGCGGCTTTGCCGTCGTTTACGCCGCTGGCATCGGCTCGGTAGATTCCGATGGTCTGACGTTGACTGGTTCAGTTGCCGAAACAACGGCTACCGTCGCCGTCATTGAATGGTTAACTGGTCAACGCGCCGCCTTCACCACTCGCGATGGCGATGTGGCAATCAAAGCTTGGTGGACTAACGGTGCTGTTGCGATGACTGGGCGCTCATATCTTGGCACCTTAGCCACTGCGGCGGCCACTACTGGTGTCGCTGGTCTTAAAACCATCATTTCAGAAGCAGCGATTTCAAGCTGGTATGATTATTATCGCGACAACGGCCTAGTTGTTGCTCCCGATACTTTCCAAGGTGAAGACACTGATGTCTTGGCTGCGGAAGTCTTTTCACGAAGTTTAAAAGCCGGTGATGCCCATCGCATTCAGCCCAAGTTCGACCAAACGCTGGCTGAATTAACCGCTGGTCAGGATCGCGCTACCGGAAGTTACAATCAATTTTGGGACGAACGTAACTACCGCAAACATATTAACCAGATTAAAGCGGACATTATCATGGTGCAAGGCTTGAATGACTGGAACGTTAAGCCGCGTAACGTGGCTAAGCTCTGGGATCAGTTACAAGCGGTCCCAGTCACTAAAAAGTTGATTTTACATCAGGGTCAACACATCTACATTAATAATTTACAATCACTTGATTTTACCGACATGATGAACTTATGGCTCAGCCACAAGTTATATGGCCTCGATAATCACGCTGAAACGTTGCTTCCAAACGTGTTAGTTCAAGATAATACTGCAACTGAAACGTGGCAAGCTTATGATAATTGGTGGCAAGACACGGATCAGTCCTTGGACTTCAAGGTTCAATATAAGGAATTAGTGCCGGCCGATTACCCCGTTGATCAACGGGCCGCCCACTTTACTGACAAGCTCCCTGATAAATTATTCGACTATTATCGCCAACACTTAACTGCCTGGCAAAATGATCTTATTAGTGAAGACAAAACTAATCCATTGTACGACCATCGGCTCCTGTTCAAATCTTGGCAAGCTCCCGGTGACCAATTATTGGTGGGACAACCCCATATTAGCGGTTCTGTGGCCGTTAACCAAAACTTTGGAATGTTAAGTTTTATGTTACTTGATTTCGGCTTGGCACAACGCCTAACCGTTAGTCCGCAACTAATCGCTTCGAAAGCCTTGGACCTTGGCTATCATTGGCGTGAGGATGATTTAAAAGACTTCAAGCTGGCCGCCAAGACACCTTACAAAATGATTACTAAGGGTCACTTGAACTTGCAAAATCGCCAACACCCTTGGCATGCTGAAGCCATTCAGCCTAATGAATTTTACGATTTCAGCTTAGATTTACAGCCGATTTTCCATCATTTGCTCGCCAAACATCAACTAGGCCTAGTTATTTATGCCACTGACATGAAGATGACGGTACGAGGCAATCAAGACTTACAATATTCGTTGAATTTAAATGATATTCAATTGCACATTCCTTTAAAAACAATTGCTAACGATTAA
- a CDS encoding OsmC family protein translates to MADFPILYTTQAVNADGITGQAYVPAGLAVPVSSPLSATEGTNPEQLVGLALSTCLNATLAAIEAEHHYPHQSTVVTTVQLSRDRFGYQFWVDAQVTIPTVDATTAARWLALAESRCPVAKLLGASATVKIHL, encoded by the coding sequence ATGGCAGATTTTCCGATTTTGTATACGACCCAAGCGGTTAATGCAGATGGAATCACGGGACAGGCCTATGTGCCGGCGGGTTTAGCAGTGCCGGTCAGTAGCCCATTAAGTGCCACTGAAGGGACTAATCCAGAACAACTGGTGGGGTTGGCGTTGAGCACTTGTCTGAATGCGACTTTGGCAGCGATTGAAGCGGAACACCACTATCCACATCAAAGTACAGTGGTCACAACGGTACAGCTATCACGCGATCGGTTTGGATATCAGTTTTGGGTGGATGCCCAGGTGACAATTCCGACAGTTGATGCGACAACGGCGGCTCGCTGGTTGGCGTTAGCCGAAAGTCGTTGCCCCGTTGCCAAGTTATTAGGTGCTAGTGCGACTGTTAAGATTCATTTGTAA
- a CDS encoding transposase gives MLPLKMSHAALTKHREHVLTLVTKAPWLIPVTLTIEMLPFAISAHGFWKTRQLSKQLKIEREKTKQLALQQVETATTFAKKGRRH, from the coding sequence ATGCTACCACTAAAAATGAGTCATGCGGCCTTAACCAAGCACCGCGAACACGTTTTGACTTTAGTGACCAAAGCGCCTTGGCTGATTCCAGTCACGTTGACAATTGAGATGTTACCTTTTGCAATTAGTGCCCACGGCTTCTGGAAAACACGTCAACTGAGTAAACAGTTAAAAATTGAACGTGAGAAAACCAAGCAATTAGCGCTACAGCAAGTCGAAACAGCGACCACTTTTGCCAAAAAAGGCCGTCGTCATTAA
- a CDS encoding amino acid permease, with translation MGIRQRLFQKEALERYLQKDSQFERTLSAIDLIALGIGAVIGTGIFILPGTVAATKAGPGIILSFIIAAIVCAVAAMCYAEFASVLPIAGSAYSYGNIVYGEMIGWIIGWALVLEYVLAVAAVAVGWAAYFNSFIAGFGLKLPKAITGSFDPAHGTYVNLVAIIIVCVIAWIIDAGLKTSVRLNNIIVAVKLAIIIIFLLVGSFYVKPSNWTPFAPFGTQGIFHGAAVVFFAYLGFDAVSSSAAEVKNAKRNMPIGIIGTLVICTAFYIMVSAVLTGMVSYKLLNVDDAVTFALQLVHQNFVAGIVSIGALAGMFTMMVTMIYSSSRLLYSIGRDGLLPSFLGKIDKHHAPKHAMITVTVVISILAGFIPLGQLANLVNIGTLIAFTFVSFGILLLRRNPKLNQIKGFRVPFYPVLPIVSGCLCLFMMTQLSLETWVASLVWFVFGLIIYFSYGVHHSKMNQKLDA, from the coding sequence ATGGGGATTCGTCAGCGCTTATTCCAAAAAGAAGCTTTGGAGCGCTATCTACAAAAAGACAGTCAATTTGAGCGGACCTTATCCGCGATTGATCTAATTGCTTTAGGTATTGGGGCTGTTATCGGGACTGGTATTTTCATTTTACCCGGTACCGTCGCCGCAACTAAAGCCGGTCCAGGTATTATTTTATCATTCATCATTGCCGCAATCGTCTGTGCCGTCGCGGCGATGTGTTACGCCGAATTTGCATCGGTCTTACCCATTGCGGGTTCAGCTTATTCATATGGTAACATCGTTTACGGCGAAATGATTGGTTGGATTATCGGTTGGGCCCTCGTCTTAGAGTACGTCTTAGCAGTAGCGGCAGTGGCCGTTGGCTGGGCCGCTTACTTTAATTCATTCATTGCCGGTTTTGGCCTCAAATTACCGAAAGCCATCACGGGGTCCTTCGATCCGGCGCACGGCACCTACGTCAACTTGGTCGCAATTATTATCGTCTGTGTGATTGCTTGGATTATTGATGCCGGGCTCAAGACTTCGGTACGCTTGAACAATATCATTGTCGCCGTTAAATTAGCAATCATTATCATCTTTTTACTGGTGGGTTCCTTCTATGTGAAGCCCAGTAATTGGACGCCATTCGCACCGTTCGGGACGCAAGGGATTTTCCATGGTGCGGCGGTGGTCTTCTTCGCTTACTTAGGTTTTGATGCCGTTTCGTCATCCGCAGCCGAAGTCAAGAATGCCAAACGCAACATGCCGATTGGGATTATTGGAACGCTTGTAATTTGTACCGCCTTCTATATTATGGTTTCAGCCGTGTTAACTGGGATGGTCTCTTACAAGTTACTCAACGTGGATGATGCCGTCACTTTCGCCCTCCAACTCGTCCATCAAAACTTCGTTGCCGGGATTGTCTCCATCGGTGCATTAGCGGGCATGTTTACCATGATGGTCACGATGATTTATAGTAGTTCACGACTACTCTACTCGATTGGTCGTGACGGCCTCTTACCTAGCTTTTTAGGTAAAATCGACAAGCATCACGCACCTAAGCATGCGATGATTACAGTCACCGTCGTCATTTCAATCTTAGCGGGGTTCATTCCGCTTGGTCAATTAGCGAACTTGGTTAATATCGGAACCCTGATTGCCTTTACCTTTGTCTCCTTTGGTATTTTGCTACTACGGCGTAATCCAAAGTTAAATCAGATCAAAGGGTTCCGCGTGCCTTTTTATCCAGTCTTACCGATTGTTTCCGGGTGTTTATGTCTCTTCATGATGACCCAATTATCCTTGGAAACTTGGGTCGCTTCATTGGTTTGGTTTGTCTTTGGCCTCATTATTTACTTTAGCTATGGGGTCCATCATAGTAAAATGAACCAGAAGCTGGATGCTTAA